The Fibrobacterota bacterium genomic interval TCATGCTCCCGGGTTCCGCTGTATCGCTGACTACGGCTCCGCCGAGGAGGCGATCGCAGGCATTCCCCGCAATCCTCCCGAGGTGGTGTTGATGGACATTAATCTGCCGGGCCTTTCCGGGATTGAGTGCGTCCGAGAACTCAAACCAAAATTGCCCTCGGTGGATTTCGTCATGCTGACCATGTTTGGGGACCAGGACCGGATTTTCGATGCTTTAAAAGCGGGTGCCATTGGTTATTTGCTGAAATCCAAAAGCACCCCCGCTGCATTGATCAAAGCAATTAAGGAAGTGAAAGTTGGTGGATCCCCAATGTCAGGGGAAATCGCCAGGCAAGTGACGCTGTTTTTCCGCGAGCCGGCGTTGAAGAGTAAAGCCGCCAGCACAGGGATTGAGCTGCTTCTGCGTCGTGAGTACGAGGTGCTCGAGTTGCTTGCCGCCGGCAGGCACTACAAGGAAATCGGCGTTACCCTCTTTATCAGCGTCGATACGGTGCGGACTCACATTCGTCACATCTACGAGAAGCTTCAGGTGCACTCGCGCGCCGAGGCCGCCGCGAAGTTCTTCGGGCGCTAACCCCTCCTTTGGGGGGGTGTAGAGGCGGTCCCGC includes:
- a CDS encoding response regulator transcription factor — protein: MPTTVSIVEDDPTMRAGWVNIINHAPGFRCIADYGSAEEAIAGIPRNPPEVVLMDINLPGLSGIECVRELKPKLPSVDFVMLTMFGDQDRIFDALKAGAIGYLLKSKSTPAALIKAIKEVKVGGSPMSGEIARQVTLFFREPALKSKAASTGIELLLRREYEVLELLAAGRHYKEIGVTLFISVDTVRTHIRHIYEKLQVHSRAEAAAKFFGR